The genomic window GTATCGGTATTTCGGAGGAGGACAAGGAAAATCTCTTTGGCCGGTTCTTCAGAGGAAAGAATGCAGCGGGTATCCAGGGAACCGGGCTGGGACTGAATATTGTTGTGAAGCAGATGGAATTGCTCAAAGGGAAGATATCCTGCGAGAGCGAATTGGGAAAAGGCTCTACCTTCACGATTACCATTCCTATTCCCTGATCACTTTCACATCCCCGCCGGTACAGTCCAGTACCCTGGAGGTATGAAGTCCTCCATAGCCTCCCGCAAGCACCAATTCCACTTTATCACCGTACAGATCGTGAATGCGATCCGGATCCGACAGGTGTTCTGTCACTTCATCTTCCGCATCGCGAACCGAGGTGTTCAGAATCGGATTTCCCAGCTCTTTTACCAGTTCCCGGATGATCAGGTTATCAGGTACGCGGATGCCGATGGTCTTTTTCCGGTTGCGGAAAATTCCGGGCAGCCTGTTGTTTGATTCAAGAATAAAAGTAACCGGCCCGGGCAGGAGTTTTTTCATTTCACGGAAAATATGGTTGGGAACCGGGCGTGTGTAGTCTGCCAGATGCGACAAGTCGTAAAAAAGAAAGGAAGGATTCGCCCGCCCAGGATCCAGTCCCCCGATCCGGCAAAGGCGTTCCCAGGCCCTGGAATTCATCATGTCGCAGCCCATCCCGTAAACCGTGTCGGTGGGATAGATCACCACGCCCCCTGAGCGAAGGATCTCCGCTGCCCTGCGGATGGCATCTGAATTAGGTTTATCAGGATTACAGTGCAGAATCATTGTTTTATATTTAGCTGATTATAAGCATAATAGAATATATAATAAAAAGTATATCTTTAACATTGTGAAACGCCAGGATCTTGTTCATACGGTAACCAGCCTGCAAAGTAAGGTGGAAAAATTGGTACATTTGCATAAGAAGCTGGCGGAAGAGAATCACCGGCTTACGGGGGAAACGGATTCACTCCGCAAAGAAAAAGAATCCCTAAAAATTAAACTGAAGTCTCTGGAAGAGAAGTTGCAGGTGCGGAACCTGGCAGCGGCAACCGGAGTCAATAGTACAGATAAATCAGAGTTAAAAAGTAAAATTAATGAGCTGGTGCGGGAAATAGACAAATGCATCGCTCTTCTTAACAGGTAAGGGCAATACCCGATCCGATGGCTGAAGTATCCATAAAAATAAACATAGCCGGCAGAACGTATCCCATTAAGGTGGAAAAGGGAAGGGAAGGAATGGTGCGTAAGGCGGCAGAACAGATCAACCGTAAAATGGATGAACTCAGGTCCAGCTACGCCGTAAAGGACGCGCAGGACCTGTTGGCAATGTCAGCTTTGCAACTATTCACACAGAACCTGCATACAGAACAGCAGATGATGGTAGACCAGGACATGGCCTTCCGTCTGGTGGAAATGGAAGCCTTCGTATCCGATTACCTGCGTAAGGAGAGAGAGAGCGTGAACTGATTCCTCCCGGCCCGTTTAATTCATTAAATGGGAACCCTAATATCTAAAGTATCATGAATATCCAACTCGACATGATGGACATCATCATCATTGCCGTAACGGGTGTGGTTTGTCTCTTACTGGGAATAATCCTGACCACCTCGGTGCTTCGCAAGAGTGTCCTCAAAAAAGCACAGCTTAAAGTGAAGGAGGCGGAACTGGAGGGAGAAAAGATCAAAAACGAAAAGATCCTTCAGGCCAAAGAAAAATTCCTTCAGCTCAAAAGCGAACACGAGAAGCACGTGAACGAAAAGAACAGCTCGATTCAGTCTGCTGAAAACCGTATCCGGCAGAAGGAGCAGACCCTGAATCAGAAAACCGAGCAGGTACAGCGAAAAGACGCGGAGCTGGAAAACGTACGCAAAAACCTGGCCCACCAGCTGGAACTTGTTGAGCACAAAAAAGGCGAGATCGAAAAAATGCACCGCCGCCAGGTAGAACAACTGGAAACCATCTCCGGGCTCTCAGCGGAAGCTGCAAAGACCCAGTTGGTGGAATCACTGAAGGCGGAAGCAAAAACGGAAGCCTTGTCGCATGTGAAGGATGTGGTGGAGGAAGCGAAACTTACTGCCAATAAGGAAGCAAAGCGCATTGTTATCCAAACCATTCAGCGGGTGGCTACGGAACATGCTATTGAGAATTCGGTGTCTGTCTTTCACATCGAAGGGGATGAAATGAAAGGACGGATTATCGGCCGTGAAGGCCGTAACATCCGCGCTCTTGAGGCTGCTACCGGAGTGGAAATTATAGTGGATGACACACCGGAAGCGATCATCCTTTCCTGCTTTGATCCGGTGCGTCGTGAAACCGCCCGATTGGCGCTGCACCAGCTGGTGTCCGATGGACGTATTCACCCGGCACGTATTGAAGAGATCGTGGAAAAAGTAAAAAAGCAACTGGAAGAAGAAATCGTAGAAACCGGAAAGCGAACGTGTATTGATCTCGGCATTCACGCCCTGCATCCGGATCTCACCCGTATGGTGGGAAGGATGAAATACCGTTCCTCCTACGGGCAAAATCTTCTTCAACACTCCCGCGAGGTAGCAAATCTCTGTGCCATTATGGCTTCGGAGCTGGGCTTGAATCCAAAGATTGCCAAGCGGGCCGGATTGTTGCATGACATCGGAAAAGTGCCGGAGGATGAACCGGAATTACCGCACGCAATTCTTGGAATGAAACTGGCGGAGAAATGTAAGGAAAAGCCGGAGGTGTGCAATGCAATCGGAGCGCACCACGACGAGGTGGAAATGAATACGCTCTACGCACCCATCATTCAGGTGTGTGATGCCATCAGCGGTGCCCGCCCGGGGGCACGGAGGGAAGTGGCGGAACAATACATGAAACGTCTCAAGGATCTTGAAAACCTTGCGGTTTCGTACCCGGGAGTTGAAAAATCGTATGCCATTCAGGCCGGACGTGAACTGCGCGTAATCGTTACGGCTGAAAAAGTGTCTGATAAGGATGCTGAAACATTATCGTTCACTATTGCCCAGCGTATCCAAACGGAAATGACGTATCCCGGACAGGTGAAGGTTACCGTGATCCGGGAAACACGCGCGGTTAATGTAGCGAAGTAACGCGCGCCACAGGATACCTGCGGTGTGAGCTCTCGTAGTAGGGAGAGTTCAGATAAATAAAATACAATTGTGCGAAAGCATCCGCGGCGAACACCGGATCGGATGCTTTCTTTTTTTCGAACTGTTCTTTCAATGCCGCGTTTCGGTCCAGGAGTTCTTTTGCCTTCTCTTCAAACACATAATCTGAAAACCATTCCTTCTGCTGGAGCACCGCATCAAAAAATCCCCACGCGAAATAGGAATCAGGAGCCTGAGGCTCCAGGGTTTCCACCGCAAAACGCCGGGTGATCATGTCGGGGTACACCAGGTAATCGCCTTTGTAATAATGTACATTCTGCGTATCTCTCCGCACCTGAATATTCGAATGAAGGTAATGTCCTTCATAAGGATTTTTCCCGGTCTGAATATCCCCGATATAGTATACCTCCACACGTATCGTGCTGTCTTTTTTTAATCGTTTCACCGGAACTTTATTCCATTCTAATCGCCGGATCACTTCATCCCAAGCCTGCGGAATCACATAGCATAAGGGTCGTTCAACCTGCAGAGAGGGAGAGTAGGTGTTAAAGTACTTTACAGGGAAGGTTACTTGTTGTGTGGTATCGTAAAATAAACGGCTCAGGCCGGTAACTTCACTCTTCTTTTTCATGGACCGAAATCCCAGAAAGTCAAACAGGGTATATGCAGCGGTGTCCAGCTGCCAGTCCAGGATCACGGTTTTTCCGGTTTCGAAACCTGTCTTACGGGAGGCATTACGCGCATTCCGGATATTCGCGTTTTCTTTGGCCGAGATATCCAGCAGGGCTTCCAGGAAAACGCGCGTGGCTTTCACCCGCTGATCAAAGGGTTTTAACATATGCGTTTCTACAACATAGCCAATGCAGCTGTACAGGGCCGCATAACCGGTGCTGTAACGGGGCGTTTCCATATACCCCACGATTCCGCTCTCCGGAGTTTCACCCAGGGTGTTCACATACGGACAATAGCTGAATCCTCTTTTCGTGCAGTAGTCTTGTAACAGGGGATCCATTCGATCCATTTGTTTGGAAGACATTCCGCCGAGTTTATCCCGCTGCGTATGGATCAGCGTTAATGTATATTGATAGTCGGCACCATTAGAAACATGGGTGTCAACCAAAATGTGCGGATCCCATTTTCGAAAGAGTTTCGTAAAGCTCTCCGCATTCTTTGAATCACATTTAATAAAATCTCTGTTTAGGTCCAGATTCTGTGCGTTGCCGCGAAAGCCGTATTCCTCCGGTCCGAATTGGTTCGCCCGCGAACAGCAGCTGCGGTTCAATGTGCCGCCTACATTATAGGTAGGAATGATCAGGATCACCACATCCTTCGGAATGCTACCGGTCTTCAGCAGATCCCGGCTCCATTCCATGCAGGCGTTTATGCCGTCCGGTTCGCCGGGATGAATCCCGTTATTGATCAACAGGATCAACTTCCCCTGTTCCTTCAGTTTCTTCGGCTCAAATTCATTATTCGCCGACAGGATGAATACATGCAGCGGTTCGCCAATATCCGTTTTCCCTGCCTTTACCAGTTTGCACCTGGAATATTTTTTATCCAGCGACTCGTAAAATTTAATGATGGAATCGTAGGTGGGTGTGAAATTTCCCGCGAAGAGGGAACAGGAGATAAAACAGATGCAGAATAAGTACTCCCTACCTCGGCTACCGTACATCATCCCCGGTTCTTAATTGGCCATAATTTTCTGCCACTTAATGCCGTTGCCGGGATCTATCTCGTTGAGCAGATTCATGATCTTGGTTTTTTCATCCGGAAATGATTGGCTGAAGAGATTTACGATCTCATCCGCTTTTCCCTGAAAATATACCTGCATGGTAAAGGACAAGGGTTTGTCGTTATGTACCTTCTTCAGTAACAGGAGCGCGTCGGCTGCCACGCTTCTCCCGGAGGTGAGATCCTGCTGCATAATGTCCAGCCCCAGCCGGTGATATTTGTAGTTGCATTCCCGGATCGGTTTGAATACTCCGTCCAGCATGTTGGTCACCATCCAGTAGCGGTTCTTTTGTCCTTCGAAAGCCTTCCATCCCTTTTCGGGTACGTTCTGTGCATTGTTCACAATGGTTTGTGCGAATTGAAAGTAAGGTGTTCCTCCTTCCGGCGAAAAGGTATCGTAGTCTATTCCGATAATCATATAGGCATAAAAGGCGAGAACAGACGTGAGGTTGGATAAGTGCGAGGTTTTGGAAAATTCGAGTGGCTGGTATTCCAGGTACTTGAACTGGAAATCTACGTCATTGTGATTAAAAACAAGTGAGTTATAAGACGTTTTGAAAACGGGGCGGCTGGATTGAATTTGCATCGATCCTTTGAATTCGTCGGATGATAGTTTGTCGTTGATTGTTATCGTCAGATTGCAGGTGATCCGTTCTTCCTGTTTGAACTGATCGCCGGTCCAGCGTGTATTGTTCATGAATTCGCTGATCGCCAGCTGCAGGGTTTCGAAAATCTTTTTTTCTGTAGTGCCCTGAATGGTGGGAGAAAGGATCTGTACATTGCAGTTGAGTTCCTGCGCAGATAGAAGGGAAATGTCTGATGTCAGATAGCATGCAATGGATATAAACAGAGCCACCAGATGTTTCATTTTCCGAGAGTTTTAATAACAAAATTCACAATGTCTTTTGCCACTTCCGCCTTGGGCTTCAACTCAAATTTAATGGTTTTATTGTTTCGCGTGAGCAGTGTAATCTTGTTAGTGTCGGTACCAAAGCCTGCCCCCTTATCCTGCAGCGAATTCAGTACAATGGCATCCAGGTTTTTCCGGCGAAGTTTCGCTCTTGCGCTACGGATCCCATCGTCGCTCTCCAGCGCGAAACCGATCAGGATCTGACCTTTCTTTTTTCTTTTTCCCAGCTCCGCAAGTATATCGGCCGTAGGTTCAAGGGCCAGATGGGCGGGTGCCCTTTCTTTTTTGAGCTTTCCCTTTGCAATATGCACCGGACGAAGATCAGCAACGGCTGCTGATTTTATGATCAGGCGCACCGCCGGGGCAAATTTCATGCAGGACTTTCGCATTTCTTCCGCGGAACGTACGTTCACACGATGGATCCCTCCGGTTTGGGTGTCCGGACATCCGGGACCCGCCACCAGGGTTACTTCAGCTCCGGCGCGATTGAGCGCGTCGGCCAGTGAAATCCCCATCTTTCCGCTGGAATGATTCCCGATGAAACGTACATCGTCAATGGGTTCGTAGGTAGGGCCCGCTGTAACCAGCGCCCTGATTCCGCTCAGGGGAAGGCTCTTCTTAAAGAAACTTTCAATGTTCCCGAGAATAATGCCGGGTTCGGCCATCCTTCCTTCTCCACTCAACCCGCTGGCCAACTCCCCTGTTCCAGGTGGAATAACCACAACACCATCTTTCTGGAGCAAAGCAATGTTCGACCGCGTGGTACGGTGTCGGTACATGTCCAGATCCATCGCCGGAGCTACCATCACCGGACACCGGGCAGACAGGTAAACAGCCATGAGCAGATTGTCACAATTCCCATTCGCCATTTTTGCCAGCGTATTGGCCGTGGCGGGTGCCATTATAAGCAGATCACCCCATAATCCCAGCTTTACATGACTGTTCCAGCTTCCATGATCGTCTCTGATAAAATCACTGTGAACCGCATTGCCGCTCAGCGTGGCAAGCGTGAGTTTGGTTACGAATTCTCCGGCGGAAGGACTCATCACAACTTTAACCTCAGCGCCTTTTTTTTTCAGCAGGCGAATAAGAAATGGGATCTTATATGCGGCGATCCCACCGGTAATACCAATGATGATTTTTCTTCCCCTGAGCATGGTCATTAAAATCAAAAGCCGCAGAAGCTGTTCGTTCCTGCGGCTTGAAACAGCATGGAAATATTAATTGTTCTCCGCCTGAGTTTCGTTCAGGGGATTTCTATGGTATACCTTACCGTCCTGAAATTCCGCAATAGACATATCGGAAGGCTTGGGTAAACGCTCATAAAACTTGGAGATTTCAATCTGCTCCCGGTTCTCAAAAATTTCCTCCAGGTTGTCAGTGTGGGTGGCGAACTCCGCCAGCTTTCCGGTCAGCTCCTCTTTAATGTCGCTTTGGATCTGATTAGCCCGCTTGCCCAAAATGGCAATGCTCTCATAAATGTTGCCGGTTTCCTTGTCCAACTCGCGTACGTTACGGGTAACGGTCGTTACCTCTGCATTTGTCTTCTTATAATCCATTGATTCGGCTTTGTTTAGGGATGCGAATTTACGCATTTTTCATAGGATGGCAAAGCATTGATTGTCAGTTTGTTCCAAAATATAACCACTTGGTATATAAGTTGTTATAATTGCTTAAAGACCTTCTCACGCGCTTAGGTATCTTTAAGGCACAGGTAAGATTGTCATGCACATGAATTCAGTGAAAGAACTATTCCTTGTGGTACTGGCTGTGTTTCTGTTTTCAGAGATACAGGCTCAGGATCTGAACCAGGTTGATGCTGCAGGAAAAAAACAGGGGAAATGGATCCGGAAATACAGTAATGGAACCAAAGCGTATGAAGGACAGTTTAAGGATGATAAACCGGTCGGGCTTTTCATCTATTACTACGAAGATGGTGTGAAAAAGCGGGAGGCTGTTTTCAGTAAGAACGGAACGGTGGCACATACCAAAGTATTTACAACCGGAGGAAAGCTGATGGCCGCCGGGAAATATGTTGACGAAAAGAAGGACAGCACATGGCGGTTCTATGCGGAGAAGGGCTGGCTGATCTCGGAGGAAAATTATATAAAGGGAAAGAGAGAAGGTTTATCTAAGAGTTATTTTGAGGACGGAACGGTCTCGTCGGAAACCACCTATAAGAACGACCGCAGAAACGGAGGAGTGACGGAATATTATGCTGACCGTTCTCCCAAAATGAAAGGAGCCTACCTGAACGATACGCTGGAAGGAAAGGTAACCTATTATTTCCCCGGAAATATTATCAGCGCGGAAGGCGTATACAAGCGAGGACTAAAGGAAGGAGTTTGGAAGCACTATACCTCGAAGGGCGTACCCGAAAGTCAGGTATTGTATAAAGGCGGAAAGGAAATTAAAAAGCAGATTGATAACGGGGTGCTCGAGGAATTTTTCCCGCCCAAAGTCAAAGCAAAGGACACGGTGGGGTATTCTCTCAAAACAAAGCCGGTTCCCCGTGCAACGTATACCATTAAAGGTGCAAAGAAGGACGGCCCCTTTGTGGAGTATCACGAAACCGGCAGGTGGGTGGTGGAAGCCAGAATGAACGAAGACGGGAAGGAAGAATATATTGAAGTACTGCAGGGACAAAAGATTAGATGCAAAGGCACTTATAAGAATGGTCTTCTCGACGGAAAGATTACATGGTTTTCCGTGGATGGCAAAATAGAGAAAGAGGAGTTCTGGGAGAACGGGGTGAAGAAGTAGCCGTATCTTTGCATCCCATGTCTAA from Bacteroidia bacterium includes these protein-coding regions:
- a CDS encoding DUF4835 family protein; translated protein: MKHLVALFISIACYLTSDISLLSAQELNCNVQILSPTIQGTTEKKIFETLQLAISEFMNNTRWTGDQFKQEERITCNLTITINDKLSSDEFKGSMQIQSSRPVFKTSYNSLVFNHNDVDFQFKYLEYQPLEFSKTSHLSNLTSVLAFYAYMIIGIDYDTFSPEGGTPYFQFAQTIVNNAQNVPEKGWKAFEGQKNRYWMVTNMLDGVFKPIRECNYKYHRLGLDIMQQDLTSGRSVAADALLLLKKVHNDKPLSFTMQVYFQGKADEIVNLFSQSFPDEKTKIMNLLNEIDPGNGIKWQKIMAN
- the coaBC gene encoding bifunctional phosphopantothenoylcysteine decarboxylase/phosphopantothenate--cysteine ligase CoaBC, yielding MLRGRKIIIGITGGIAAYKIPFLIRLLKKKGAEVKVVMSPSAGEFVTKLTLATLSGNAVHSDFIRDDHGSWNSHVKLGLWGDLLIMAPATANTLAKMANGNCDNLLMAVYLSARCPVMVAPAMDLDMYRHRTTRSNIALLQKDGVVVIPPGTGELASGLSGEGRMAEPGIILGNIESFFKKSLPLSGIRALVTAGPTYEPIDDVRFIGNHSSGKMGISLADALNRAGAEVTLVAGPGCPDTQTGGIHRVNVRSAEEMRKSCMKFAPAVRLIIKSAAVADLRPVHIAKGKLKKERAPAHLALEPTADILAELGKRKKKGQILIGFALESDDGIRSARAKLRRKNLDAIVLNSLQDKGAGFGTDTNKITLLTRNNKTIKFELKPKAEVAKDIVNFVIKTLGK
- a CDS encoding threonylcarbamoyl-AMP synthase, giving the protein MILHCNPDKPNSDAIRRAAEILRSGGVVIYPTDTVYGMGCDMMNSRAWERLCRIGGLDPGRANPSFLFYDLSHLADYTRPVPNHIFREMKKLLPGPVTFILESNNRLPGIFRNRKKTIGIRVPDNLIIRELVKELGNPILNTSVRDAEDEVTEHLSDPDRIHDLYGDKVELVLAGGYGGLHTSRVLDCTGGDVKVIRE
- a CDS encoding cell division protein ZapA produces the protein MAEVSIKINIAGRTYPIKVEKGREGMVRKAAEQINRKMDELRSSYAVKDAQDLLAMSALQLFTQNLHTEQQMMVDQDMAFRLVEMEAFVSDYLRKERESVN
- a CDS encoding DNA-directed RNA polymerase subunit omega, translated to MDYKKTNAEVTTVTRNVRELDKETGNIYESIAILGKRANQIQSDIKEELTGKLAEFATHTDNLEEIFENREQIEISKFYERLPKPSDMSIAEFQDGKVYHRNPLNETQAENN
- the rny gene encoding ribonuclease Y; the encoded protein is MMDIIIIAVTGVVCLLLGIILTTSVLRKSVLKKAQLKVKEAELEGEKIKNEKILQAKEKFLQLKSEHEKHVNEKNSSIQSAENRIRQKEQTLNQKTEQVQRKDAELENVRKNLAHQLELVEHKKGEIEKMHRRQVEQLETISGLSAEAAKTQLVESLKAEAKTEALSHVKDVVEEAKLTANKEAKRIVIQTIQRVATEHAIENSVSVFHIEGDEMKGRIIGREGRNIRALEAATGVEIIVDDTPEAIILSCFDPVRRETARLALHQLVSDGRIHPARIEEIVEKVKKQLEEEIVETGKRTCIDLGIHALHPDLTRMVGRMKYRSSYGQNLLQHSREVANLCAIMASELGLNPKIAKRAGLLHDIGKVPEDEPELPHAILGMKLAEKCKEKPEVCNAIGAHHDEVEMNTLYAPIIQVCDAISGARPGARREVAEQYMKRLKDLENLAVSYPGVEKSYAIQAGRELRVIVTAEKVSDKDAETLSFTIAQRIQTEMTYPGQVKVTVIRETRAVNVAK